In the genome of Bacillus sp. S3, one region contains:
- a CDS encoding branched-chain amino acid ABC transporter permease has protein sequence MEQFIQQLVNGISLGSIYALIALGYTMVYGIVKLINFAHGDVFMVGAFIGFYSITILDLGFFPALLISMAACAIFGVLIERIAYKPLRNATRIAALITAIGVSLFIEYGTIYIRGAQPEAYPSGIVPLKSLEIFGVKISGQSILILAVSIFLMIVLQFIVHKTKIGKAMRAVSHDMDAAKLMGINVNNTISATFAIGSALAGAAGVVFGMYYTKIEPLMGIIPGLKAFVAAVLGGIGIIPGAMAGGLLLGVIEALVSATGGSLWRDAVAFIVLILILIFRPAGLFGKNVREKV, from the coding sequence ATGGAACAATTTATCCAGCAGCTGGTTAACGGGATTTCCCTTGGGAGTATTTATGCGTTGATCGCCCTTGGGTACACGATGGTTTACGGAATTGTTAAATTAATTAATTTTGCCCATGGGGATGTCTTCATGGTCGGTGCATTTATTGGCTTTTATTCTATTACTATACTAGATTTAGGATTTTTCCCGGCATTACTAATTTCCATGGCTGCCTGTGCCATCTTTGGCGTGTTAATTGAGCGGATTGCCTACAAGCCATTACGAAATGCCACAAGAATTGCCGCACTTATTACGGCGATTGGTGTATCACTTTTTATTGAGTACGGCACAATCTATATCCGCGGCGCCCAGCCGGAAGCTTATCCAAGCGGGATTGTTCCTTTAAAAAGTTTGGAGATTTTCGGTGTGAAAATTAGCGGTCAGTCCATTTTAATTTTAGCCGTATCGATTTTCTTAATGATTGTCCTGCAGTTTATCGTTCATAAAACCAAGATTGGCAAAGCGATGCGTGCCGTATCCCACGATATGGATGCCGCTAAATTGATGGGGATTAACGTGAATAACACGATCTCTGCTACTTTTGCCATTGGTTCAGCGCTTGCAGGTGCAGCCGGTGTGGTTTTCGGGATGTACTATACAAAAATTGAGCCCTTGATGGGAATTATACCGGGACTAAAGGCCTTCGTTGCCGCTGTCCTTGGCGGAATTGGGATTATCCCGGGGGCAATGGCCGGCGGATTATTATTGGGTGTGATTGAAGCCCTTGTCAGTGCGACTGGCGGCTCCCTATGGCGCGATGCCGTGGCCTTTATTGTTCTGATTCTGATTCTAATTTTCCGCCCTGCTGGCCTTTTTGGTAAAAATGTCAGGGAAAAGGTTTAG
- a CDS encoding N-acetylmuramoyl-L-alanine amidase family protein: MKRIIALSGFLFLLLMTVLPAGVSHAATAAVQLTGISVVLENGKTIDAMKVGDNSFTANLVGDVAFGQQTIKKVVVKSPTAKTIAVLPQDDEDYTDELDLQFVNGEAVIDVTKFNNWMNGLFETEGEDYPFTLDLVKTFFVPLASEDYSDTEYKTGYSFTGFLADKDGNESTATLKVTTQDWVKVGNNWKFIDDAGQYLTGWGLIDGKWYLIGADTIMKTGWQYVGGKWYFLNASGAMQTGWQYLGGKWYFLDNNGAMKTGWAFVGGKWYFLDNSGAMKTGWAKVGGKWYFLKGNGEMATGWASVGGKWYYLDNSGAMKTGWVFVGGKWYYLYNSGQMAANTKIGTYRIGADGAWIQ, translated from the coding sequence GTGAAAAGAATTATTGCACTATCCGGCTTTTTATTCCTTTTACTGATGACAGTGCTTCCAGCAGGCGTTTCACACGCGGCAACAGCAGCTGTTCAGTTAACGGGAATCTCTGTCGTTTTAGAAAACGGCAAAACAATCGACGCAATGAAGGTTGGCGACAACAGCTTTACTGCAAATTTAGTTGGCGACGTGGCGTTTGGCCAGCAAACCATCAAAAAGGTCGTTGTGAAATCTCCTACAGCAAAAACGATTGCAGTTCTTCCTCAAGATGATGAGGATTACACAGATGAATTGGATCTTCAATTTGTCAATGGTGAAGCAGTAATTGACGTTACTAAATTTAACAATTGGATGAACGGGTTATTTGAGACAGAGGGCGAGGACTATCCGTTTACGCTTGATTTAGTCAAGACGTTCTTTGTACCTTTAGCGTCTGAAGATTATTCAGACACAGAGTATAAAACAGGCTACTCATTCACTGGGTTTTTAGCTGATAAAGATGGCAATGAGTCTACTGCGACTTTAAAAGTTACGACGCAAGATTGGGTGAAAGTAGGAAACAATTGGAAATTCATTGATGACGCCGGACAATATTTAACTGGCTGGGGATTAATCGATGGTAAATGGTACTTAATTGGTGCGGATACTATCATGAAAACTGGCTGGCAGTATGTCGGCGGCAAATGGTACTTCCTTAATGCATCAGGTGCAATGCAAACAGGCTGGCAATATCTTGGCGGTAAATGGTACTTCCTTGATAACAATGGTGCAATGAAAACAGGCTGGGCATTTGTTGGCGGCAAATGGTATTTCCTTGATAACAGTGGTGCGATGAAGACTGGCTGGGCGAAGGTTGGCGGTAAATGGTACTTCTTAAAAGGAAATGGTGAAATGGCAACTGGCTGGGCATCTGTTGGCGGCAAGTGGTACTATCTTGATAACAGCGGTGCAATGAAGACTGGCTGGGTATTCGTTGGCGGCAAGTGGTACTACCTATACAACAGCGGTCAAATGGCAGCTAATACAAAAATCGGCACATACCGTATTGGTGCAGATGGAGCTTGGATCCAATAA
- a CDS encoding branched-chain amino acid ABC transporter permease, which produces MNSVKKAKGFWGTMAVVIIFSVVTQFLINGGTLNSFYVNAMFSIGINIILAASLHLIIGITGQFSIGHAGFLAVGAYASAIVTMKLGLPFPVAIVAAGITAAITGLMIGIPTLRLRGDYLAIATLGFGEIVRIVFLNIDYVGGASGMTVSHLTTWPWLIACVVITIVVIVNFTNSTHGRACISIRENEIAADAMGINTTFYKVMAFVIGAFFAGVAGALHAHNFYIIQPTNFGFLKSFDILILVVIGGLGSMSGSVIAAILLTIISTFLSNYPEVRMVIYSLVLVVMMLFRPQGLMGTKEITSFLKIGKSGKGRSAA; this is translated from the coding sequence ATGAATAGTGTAAAAAAAGCAAAAGGGTTTTGGGGCACAATGGCGGTAGTCATTATCTTTTCCGTAGTCACCCAATTCCTTATTAACGGTGGAACATTAAACTCCTTTTATGTCAATGCCATGTTTTCTATCGGCATCAATATTATCCTTGCCGCTTCACTTCATTTAATCATTGGGATTACCGGGCAGTTTTCGATTGGACATGCCGGCTTCCTTGCAGTTGGTGCGTATGCCTCAGCGATTGTGACAATGAAATTGGGGCTGCCTTTCCCGGTTGCGATCGTTGCTGCCGGTATAACCGCAGCGATTACCGGATTGATGATCGGGATTCCGACACTTAGGCTCCGGGGTGACTATCTTGCCATTGCCACGCTCGGCTTTGGAGAAATTGTCAGGATTGTCTTTTTAAATATTGATTATGTAGGCGGTGCGAGCGGTATGACCGTTTCCCACCTGACAACCTGGCCATGGCTGATTGCCTGTGTGGTGATCACGATTGTCGTGATTGTCAACTTCACCAACTCGACGCACGGACGAGCCTGTATTTCGATTCGTGAAAATGAGATTGCTGCAGATGCAATGGGGATCAATACGACGTTTTATAAAGTAATGGCCTTTGTGATTGGTGCTTTCTTTGCCGGTGTTGCCGGTGCCTTGCATGCCCATAACTTTTATATCATTCAGCCGACAAACTTTGGATTCTTAAAATCATTTGATATTTTAATCCTGGTGGTTATTGGCGGTTTGGGAAGTATGTCCGGCTCTGTTATTGCGGCGATTCTGTTAACGATTATTTCAACCTTCCTCTCCAATTATCCGGAGGTGCGGATGGTTATTTACAGCCTTGTGCTGGTTGTGATGATGCTTTTCCGCCCGCAGGGATTGATGGGAACGAAAGAAATCACCTCTTTCTTGAAAATCGGCAAATCTGGTAAAGGGAGGAGTGCAGCATGA
- a CDS encoding ABC transporter ATP-binding protein, with product MLKINDINVFYGNIHALKGVSLEINQGEIVTLIGANGAGKSTLLKTISGLLKPKNGDILFENEHVAGKVAQAIVKRGISQVPEGRRVFANMSVEENLELGAYLRKDKKGIREDFEKVYGLFPRLYERRKQLSGTLSGGEQQMLAMGRALMARPRLLLLDEPSMGLAPLLVKTIFQIIEEINKTGTTILLVEQNANMALSIADRAYVIETGKIVAAGTAEELSQSDQIRAAYLGGH from the coding sequence ATGCTGAAAATAAATGATATCAATGTCTTCTATGGAAATATTCATGCATTGAAGGGCGTTTCCCTCGAGATCAATCAAGGGGAAATTGTGACCTTGATTGGTGCAAATGGTGCTGGGAAAAGTACATTGTTAAAAACAATTTCCGGTTTGCTGAAGCCGAAAAATGGGGACATTCTTTTTGAAAATGAGCATGTTGCCGGCAAGGTGGCGCAAGCGATTGTGAAAAGAGGGATATCACAGGTACCGGAAGGCCGCAGGGTGTTTGCCAACATGTCAGTGGAGGAAAACCTTGAGCTAGGTGCCTATTTACGGAAGGATAAAAAAGGCATCCGTGAAGACTTTGAAAAGGTGTATGGGCTGTTCCCCCGCCTTTACGAGCGCCGTAAGCAGTTGTCAGGAACGCTTTCAGGGGGTGAGCAGCAGATGCTCGCCATGGGCAGGGCATTGATGGCCAGACCGCGGTTATTGCTGTTAGACGAGCCTTCTATGGGTTTGGCGCCGTTATTAGTAAAGACCATCTTCCAAATTATTGAGGAAATCAATAAAACAGGAACAACGATTCTATTAGTCGAGCAAAATGCCAATATGGCGCTATCGATTGCCGACCGGGCCTATGTCATTGAGACCGGAAAAATCGTCGCTGCCGGTACGGCGGAAGAACTGAGTCAAAGCGATCAAATCAGAGCTGCCTATTTGGGAGGGCATTAA
- a CDS encoding ABC transporter ATP-binding protein has protein sequence MTAKTPLLKVENAGIRFGGLKAVSDVNVELNQGELVGLIGPNGAGKTTFFNLLTGVYVPTEGSISLDGEKLNGQAPYKINQKGISRTFQNIRLFSDLSVLDNVKVAYHSLAKHSILSSIFRLPSHFSGEKEMEEKAIEFLKIFKLDGVMHEQAKNLPYGQQRRLEIARALAANPKLLLLDEPAAGMNPQETEELMNLISLIREKFDLTILLIEHDMLLVMGVCERIYVLDHGQLIAEGTPEQIRNNPKVIEAYLGEEVS, from the coding sequence ATGACGGCAAAAACACCGTTGCTTAAGGTAGAAAATGCCGGAATCCGTTTTGGCGGTTTGAAGGCAGTTTCCGATGTGAATGTAGAATTAAACCAGGGTGAGCTGGTCGGTTTAATTGGGCCTAATGGCGCAGGAAAAACGACCTTCTTTAACCTGTTAACCGGCGTTTATGTCCCGACCGAGGGCAGTATTTCCTTAGATGGTGAAAAATTAAACGGCCAGGCTCCCTATAAAATTAATCAAAAAGGAATTAGCCGAACGTTTCAAAACATTCGCTTGTTCAGTGATTTATCGGTGCTCGATAATGTAAAGGTCGCCTACCATTCGCTCGCAAAGCATTCGATCCTTAGCTCGATTTTCCGCCTTCCCTCCCATTTTTCCGGTGAGAAGGAAATGGAGGAAAAGGCGATTGAATTTTTGAAAATCTTCAAGCTTGATGGGGTGATGCATGAACAGGCAAAGAATCTGCCGTACGGTCAGCAGCGCCGCCTCGAAATTGCCCGGGCGCTGGCAGCCAATCCTAAATTATTGCTGCTCGATGAACCGGCTGCAGGGATGAATCCGCAGGAAACGGAAGAATTGATGAATTTAATTTCCTTGATTCGTGAAAAGTTTGACCTGACGATTCTTTTAATTGAACATGACATGCTCCTCGTCATGGGTGTATGTGAACGAATCTATGTCCTTGACCACGGCCAGTTGATTGCCGAAGGGACACCTGAGCAAATCAGAAATAACCCGAAAGTCATCGAGGCGTACCTCGGCGAGGAGGTTTCCTAA
- a CDS encoding ABC transporter ATP-binding protein, whose protein sequence is MSKETSNNPPTPPPLRPGGAHRLRGPVVKPKNFKGTLKRLWHYFGNERKMLALIFFFIVIDAGLMLLAPFLIGKAVDAMSLNPNGVQFHLLEIFIIVLICAYAADAVLTFLQGWLMAGVAGRVVKRLRDALFTKLQKMPVSFFDSRTHGELMSRLSNDIDNVSNTISQSTTQLMSGVMVIAGSLIMMLIISPVLTLASLITVPLVFLLTRTIAKRTSVLFKNQQVELGKLNGHIEETISGIEVVKAFNHEDMVIDEFNTVNSKLREVGLKAQIWSGFLMPIMNVINNLGFAIVAVIGGILAVKSLITVGAIASFITYSRQFVRPLNDLANIFNILQSGVAGAERVFEIIDEQEEPKDRPEAIALENPKGHVVFENVSFGYRPDVLILKNVSFEADIGSSTALVGPTGAGKTTIVNLLTRFYDVTEGRILLDDRDIREYTRDSLRKCFGFVLQDTYLFTGTIKENIKYGNPEASDREVEQAAKMANADGFIKRLPNQYETILSENGGNLSQGQRQLLAIARVILARPALLILDEATSSIDTRTELHIQEALLTLMAERTSFIIAHRLNTIRDADAIMVIDHGKIIEKGSHDVLMDKQGRYYHMFFNQFKNVERALDE, encoded by the coding sequence ATGTCGAAAGAAACGTCGAACAATCCCCCCACTCCACCGCCGCTAAGGCCTGGCGGAGCCCATCGGCTGCGAGGTCCGGTTGTCAAACCGAAAAACTTTAAAGGCACCTTGAAGCGTCTTTGGCACTATTTTGGCAACGAGCGAAAAATGCTGGCGTTAATCTTTTTCTTTATTGTGATCGATGCGGGCCTCATGCTCCTCGCCCCGTTTTTAATTGGGAAAGCCGTGGATGCGATGAGTCTTAATCCTAATGGGGTTCAATTTCACCTACTGGAAATCTTCATCATCGTTCTCATCTGTGCCTATGCCGCAGATGCTGTCCTTACCTTTTTACAAGGATGGCTGATGGCTGGTGTCGCTGGACGGGTTGTCAAACGTCTGCGGGATGCCCTGTTTACCAAGCTGCAAAAGATGCCGGTTTCCTTTTTCGACTCACGCACACATGGGGAGCTGATGAGCCGGCTGTCCAATGATATCGATAATGTCAGTAACACAATTTCCCAGTCGACAACGCAATTAATGTCCGGGGTGATGGTCATAGCAGGGTCATTAATCATGATGTTGATCATAAGTCCTGTGTTGACGCTGGCGAGCCTGATTACCGTACCGCTCGTTTTTCTATTGACGCGGACGATTGCCAAAAGAACAAGCGTCCTCTTTAAAAATCAACAGGTCGAGCTTGGCAAACTAAATGGTCATATCGAGGAAACGATTTCGGGGATTGAGGTTGTGAAGGCTTTTAATCATGAAGATATGGTCATCGATGAGTTCAATACAGTGAACAGTAAGCTTCGTGAGGTCGGCCTTAAGGCGCAAATTTGGTCAGGCTTTCTAATGCCGATCATGAACGTGATTAATAATCTGGGGTTCGCGATTGTGGCGGTCATTGGCGGCATCCTTGCCGTTAAGAGCTTGATTACCGTTGGTGCGATTGCCAGCTTTATTACTTACTCAAGGCAGTTTGTCAGGCCGCTGAATGATCTTGCCAACATTTTTAATATTCTCCAGTCAGGCGTTGCCGGTGCGGAGCGTGTCTTCGAAATCATTGATGAACAGGAAGAACCCAAAGATCGGCCAGAAGCGATTGCTTTGGAAAACCCGAAAGGTCATGTCGTTTTTGAAAATGTCAGCTTCGGCTACCGTCCGGATGTCTTAATTTTAAAAAATGTCAGCTTCGAGGCTGATATTGGCAGCAGTACCGCCCTTGTCGGACCAACAGGTGCGGGAAAAACGACCATTGTTAACCTGCTGACACGATTCTACGATGTGACAGAAGGCAGAATTCTGCTTGATGACCGGGACATTCGTGAATACACAAGGGATAGTTTAAGGAAGTGCTTTGGCTTTGTCCTTCAGGATACGTATTTATTTACAGGGACAATCAAAGAGAACATCAAATATGGCAATCCGGAGGCCAGTGATAGAGAAGTGGAACAGGCAGCGAAGATGGCGAATGCTGATGGGTTCATTAAACGGCTTCCAAACCAATATGAAACGATCCTCTCTGAAAATGGCGGCAATTTAAGTCAGGGACAGCGGCAGCTGCTGGCGATTGCCAGGGTCATTTTGGCTAGACCCGCCCTGCTGATCTTAGACGAGGCTACAAGCAGCATTGATACTAGAACAGAGCTTCATATTCAAGAAGCGCTGCTAACATTGATGGCCGAGCGTACGAGCTTCATCATCGCCCACCGTTTAAACACGATCCGCGATGCCGATGCCATCATGGTGATAGATCACGGGAAAATAATCGAAAAAGGCAGCCATGATGTGCTGATGGACAAACAAGGCCGATATTATCACATGTTTTTTAATCAGTTTAAAAATGTCGAACGGGCACTTGATGAGTAG
- a CDS encoding MFS transporter yields MGNKKELSERKLLGIAGMGWMFDAMDVGMLSFIIAALKVEWDLTPGQMGWIGSINSIGMAVGALVFGLMADRIGRKHVFIITLLLFSLGSGASALTTSLAAFLVLRFFIGAGLGGELPVASTLVSESVSAEKRGRIVVLLESFWAVGWLTAAVISYFIIPRFGWQIALVISALPALYALYLRMGLPDSPRFTAVKDKNKISAIESMKKLWSKEYRRPTAMLWIVWFCVVFSYYGMFLWLPSVMIMKGFSLIKSFEYVLIMTLAQLPGYFTAAWFIEKLGRKFVLVVYLIGTAVSAYFFGVAESTAMLMTAGILLSFFNLGAWGGLYAYSPEQYPTIIRGTGTGTAAAIGRVGGILGPLLVGNLVAQKVDISAIFLIFCISVLIGAFAVFFLGKETKNKELV; encoded by the coding sequence ATGGGAAATAAAAAGGAGCTATCAGAGCGGAAGCTGCTTGGTATTGCCGGAATGGGCTGGATGTTTGATGCGATGGATGTCGGAATGCTAAGCTTCATCATTGCTGCCTTAAAGGTAGAATGGGATTTAACGCCGGGACAGATGGGCTGGATCGGCAGTATCAATTCGATTGGCATGGCAGTCGGGGCACTGGTTTTTGGCCTCATGGCAGACAGAATTGGCAGGAAACATGTCTTTATTATTACATTACTTTTATTTTCATTGGGCAGTGGTGCATCGGCATTAACGACATCATTAGCAGCCTTTTTGGTGTTGCGATTTTTCATTGGAGCGGGCTTAGGCGGCGAACTGCCTGTTGCCTCCACACTCGTATCAGAAAGTGTTTCTGCTGAAAAGCGCGGCAGGATTGTTGTCCTGCTTGAAAGCTTTTGGGCTGTCGGCTGGTTAACGGCGGCTGTTATTTCATACTTTATTATCCCGAGATTTGGCTGGCAGATTGCCTTAGTAATCAGCGCGCTTCCGGCGCTCTATGCCTTGTACTTACGGATGGGACTGCCAGACTCACCGCGTTTTACGGCGGTCAAGGATAAGAATAAAATTTCCGCCATTGAAAGCATGAAGAAATTGTGGTCTAAAGAATACAGGCGCCCAACGGCGATGCTGTGGATTGTGTGGTTTTGTGTGGTCTTTTCTTATTACGGTATGTTCTTATGGCTGCCAAGTGTCATGATTATGAAAGGATTCAGCTTAATCAAAAGTTTTGAATATGTGTTGATAATGACACTTGCTCAGTTGCCGGGCTATTTTACTGCAGCATGGTTTATTGAAAAATTGGGCCGTAAGTTTGTTTTAGTCGTCTACCTAATTGGTACGGCCGTTAGTGCCTACTTCTTTGGAGTGGCAGAATCTACTGCCATGTTGATGACTGCAGGCATTCTGTTATCATTCTTTAATCTAGGCGCCTGGGGTGGTCTTTACGCCTATTCACCGGAACAATATCCGACAATCATCCGCGGAACAGGAACGGGTACGGCTGCCGCAATTGGCAGGGTTGGCGGGATTTTAGGGCCATTATTAGTTGGGAATCTTGTTGCCCAAAAGGTAGACATTTCGGCCATTTTTCTCATCTTTTGTATTTCTGTCCTAATTGGTGCATTCGCTGTCTTCTTTTTGGGAAAGGAAACGAAAAATAAGGAATTAGTGTAA
- a CDS encoding ABC transporter substrate-binding protein, whose protein sequence is MRKKKVAGIFMSFMLAAGVMAGCGSTSSSSSSSNGGDSDKGGTIKIGANLELSGGVASYGQSIKEGIDLALEEINKEGIDGKKLQLVPFDNKSEAPEAINGATKLISQDKVVAIIGAATSGNTKAQIEIAQSNGIPLLTPTGTAEDVTVKDGKLSDFVFRTCFIDPFQGTVAANFATKDLQAKTAAIFIDSASDYSKGLAASFKELFEKKGGKIVKEEAYVAKDTDFHAQLTNIKGKSPDFIFVPGYYEEVGLIVKQARELGITVPMMGADGWDSPKLIELAGKDALNNTFITNHYSSGDDDQKVQDFVKAFKAKYKDKSPDAFNALGYDSAYFIADAIKRAGSSDSKKIQKALAETDGLELVTGKMKLDKNHNPIKSAVILEYKDGEQSFKTKVSPE, encoded by the coding sequence ATGAGAAAGAAAAAAGTAGCTGGTATTTTCATGTCGTTTATGTTAGCGGCAGGTGTGATGGCAGGATGTGGTTCAACATCATCATCATCTTCTTCTAGTAATGGGGGGGACTCGGACAAAGGCGGTACGATTAAGATTGGTGCTAACCTTGAGCTTTCCGGTGGTGTAGCATCCTACGGTCAATCGATTAAAGAGGGGATTGATCTAGCGCTAGAGGAAATTAACAAAGAAGGCATTGACGGCAAGAAGTTACAGCTTGTTCCATTTGATAATAAGTCTGAGGCTCCGGAAGCGATTAACGGTGCAACGAAGCTGATCAGCCAAGATAAGGTTGTCGCCATTATCGGTGCAGCTACAAGCGGTAATACAAAAGCACAGATTGAAATTGCTCAAAGTAACGGCATTCCACTTTTGACACCGACAGGAACGGCTGAAGACGTGACAGTGAAAGACGGCAAATTAAGTGACTTCGTCTTCCGTACTTGCTTCATCGACCCATTCCAAGGGACAGTGGCAGCAAACTTTGCGACGAAAGACCTACAGGCAAAGACAGCAGCGATCTTCATTGACAGTGCAAGTGACTACTCTAAGGGTCTAGCTGCTTCCTTCAAAGAATTGTTTGAGAAGAAGGGCGGAAAAATTGTTAAGGAAGAGGCTTATGTAGCGAAGGATACGGACTTCCATGCCCAATTAACAAACATTAAAGGGAAAAGCCCTGATTTCATCTTCGTTCCTGGCTATTATGAAGAGGTTGGTCTAATTGTAAAGCAGGCTCGTGAATTAGGCATTACGGTTCCAATGATGGGTGCTGACGGCTGGGATTCTCCTAAACTAATTGAACTTGCCGGCAAGGATGCCTTAAACAATACGTTCATTACAAACCACTATTCTTCAGGTGACGATGACCAAAAGGTGCAAGATTTCGTAAAAGCATTTAAAGCAAAATACAAAGACAAGTCTCCGGATGCGTTCAACGCATTAGGTTATGACTCTGCTTATTTTATTGCTGACGCCATTAAGCGTGCCGGCAGCAGTGATTCAAAGAAAATCCAAAAGGCCTTGGCTGAAACAGACGGACTTGAGCTTGTAACAGGGAAAATGAAGCTTGACAAGAACCACAACCCAATCAAATCCGCTGTTATTCTAGAGTACAAAGATGGCGAGCAATCATTTAAAACGAAGGTAAGCCCTGAATAA
- a CDS encoding TIGR04190 family B12-binding domain/radical SAM domain protein, giving the protein MKYDLVLLHAPSVYDFRKNSLLAGPISDVVPSSPVFEMYPIGLTSIADYLERYGLRVKIINIANRMLMSETFNVEAKLKNIKTKAFGIDLHWLPHAHGSIELAKIVKRLHPETPIIFGGLSATYYHKELIEYPFIDFVMRGDSTEKLMLLLMNKIEAGNTHYADIPNLTWKKGSEVGCNPITYVPKDLDDIDVPGYRYTIRSVFKYRNFLDPLPYNGWLQYPNTALLTARGCTQNCLICGGSRDAYDQNCNRNSLALRSPKKLVEDIQFISRFSRAPIFILHDLRQGGREYVSEFFSRLKKLNLKNEIVFELFQYADEEFFKQMNDSVPKYSIEITLETHDEKIRRYNGKFSCTNEKVINTLNFALKNGCKKIDLFFMVGIPGQTYESAIENIDFCETIHLACHKDPRIYYFVAPLAPFLDPASPAFEHPEIHGYKKYCHTLEDHRKAITQPSWKHMLSYETKDMTRDDIVNSTYEAAEKLNDFKLKYNLIDQKGYQEIKAKIKKSMDYIEKIDHVLALPEAEQAIELANIQKEIEELNKYSICGKNELKWEVQKNYANFFSLAMVGIEQLYEDYMIKIRHRLSPQRRQQFQLDPERRKIKI; this is encoded by the coding sequence ATGAAGTACGACCTGGTTCTGTTACATGCACCGAGTGTATATGACTTTCGAAAAAATTCCTTGCTTGCCGGTCCGATCAGCGATGTGGTCCCGTCATCGCCCGTGTTTGAAATGTATCCAATTGGCTTGACGAGTATTGCTGATTATTTGGAGCGGTACGGGCTGCGGGTGAAGATTATCAATATTGCCAACCGGATGCTGATGAGTGAAACCTTCAATGTCGAGGCAAAACTGAAAAACATCAAAACGAAGGCCTTCGGGATTGACCTGCATTGGCTGCCACATGCCCATGGCAGCATTGAGCTTGCCAAAATAGTTAAACGTCTCCATCCGGAAACACCAATCATTTTCGGAGGCCTGTCCGCAACCTATTATCATAAAGAGCTAATTGAATACCCGTTTATTGATTTCGTCATGCGCGGCGACTCTACCGAAAAATTGATGCTCCTGTTGATGAACAAAATCGAGGCCGGCAATACCCATTATGCTGATATCCCTAACCTCACGTGGAAAAAGGGCAGCGAAGTGGGCTGCAACCCGATTACGTATGTACCAAAGGATTTGGATGATATTGACGTGCCGGGGTATCGCTACACGATCCGCTCCGTGTTTAAATACCGGAACTTCCTTGACCCGCTTCCATACAATGGCTGGCTGCAATATCCGAACACGGCCCTCTTAACCGCACGCGGCTGTACGCAAAATTGCCTGATTTGCGGCGGTTCAAGAGATGCCTATGACCAAAACTGCAACCGCAATTCACTGGCCTTACGGTCTCCGAAGAAGCTTGTCGAGGACATTCAGTTTATTTCCCGCTTCAGCCGGGCACCGATTTTCATCCTTCATGATCTAAGGCAGGGGGGACGTGAATATGTAAGTGAATTCTTTAGCCGCCTTAAAAAACTTAATCTCAAAAATGAAATCGTGTTTGAATTATTCCAATATGCCGATGAAGAATTTTTCAAACAGATGAATGACAGTGTGCCAAAATACAGCATTGAAATTACCCTTGAAACACATGATGAGAAGATCAGACGCTATAACGGCAAGTTTAGCTGTACGAACGAAAAGGTCATCAATACACTTAATTTCGCGTTGAAAAATGGCTGTAAAAAGATTGACCTGTTCTTTATGGTCGGCATTCCGGGGCAGACGTACGAAAGTGCCATTGAAAATATTGACTTTTGCGAAACGATTCATCTTGCCTGTCATAAGGATCCAAGAATCTATTACTTCGTTGCACCGCTGGCACCATTCCTTGATCCGGCAAGCCCGGCTTTTGAACATCCGGAAATCCATGGCTATAAAAAATACTGCCATACCTTGGAGGACCACCGCAAGGCCATCACCCAGCCATCGTGGAAGCATATGCTCAGCTATGAAACGAAGGATATGACGCGCGATGATATTGTCAACTCCACCTACGAGGCAGCCGAAAAGCTCAATGACTTTAAACTAAAATACAATCTGATCGACCAGAAAGGCTATCAAGAAATCAAAGCAAAAATTAAGAAGTCGATGGACTATATTGAAAAGATCGACCATGTCCTGGCACTTCCTGAGGCGGAACAAGCTATTGAACTGGCAAACATCCAAAAGGAAATAGAGGAATTAAATAAATATAGTATTTGCGGAAAGAACGAGTTAAAGTGGGAGGTTCAAAAGAATTATGCGAACTTCTTTTCACTTGCCATGGTAGGCATCGAGCAGCTTTATGAAGATTACATGATCAAAATCAGACATCGCTTAAGCCCGCAAAGGCGGCAGCAATTCCAATTGGATCCGGAACGAAGGAAAATAAAAATATAG